The Triticum urartu cultivar G1812 chromosome 5, Tu2.1, whole genome shotgun sequence genome contains the following window.
GGCTCCTGAACAAGAACACCATGGGGAGCGACGTCTTCTGGGCCctccgaggcggcggcggcgagagctTCGGCGTCGTGGTGTCGTGGCAGGTGAAGCTCCTGCCCATCCCGCCCAAGGTCACGGTGTTCAACGTCCCTGTGACCGCCAGCCAGGGCGCCGCGGACCTCGTCACCAGGTGGCAGCAGGTCGCGCCGGCCCTGCCGGAGGACCTGATCATCAGGGTGGTCGTCCAGCAGAAGACGGCCAACTTCCAGTCCCTGTTCCTCGGCACCTGCGACGCGCTGCTGCCGGTGATGAGCAGCCGCTTCCCGGAGCTGCGGTTCAACCGCTCCGACTGCAGGGAGATGACCTGGATCCAGTCGGTGCCCTACATCTACCTCGGCAGCGCCTCGACCGTGGAGGACCTCCTGAACCGGACCACCGCCGAGTCCGTCTTCAGCAGCGGCTACAAGGCGACGTCCGACTACGTCCGGCAGGCCATCCCGCGGGACGCGTGGGCCAGCATCTTCGCCAAGCTGGCGCAGCCCAACGCGGGGCTCATGATCCTGGACCCATACGGCGGGCAGATCGCGGCCGTGCCGGAGTCGGCGACGCCGTACCCGCACCGCGCCGGCGTGCTCTACAACATCCAGTACATGAACTTCTGGTCGATGGCGTCGGGGGACGGGGCCGTGCAGACCAGGTGGATCAGGGAGTTCTACGCGTTCATGGCACCGTTCGTGAGCTCCAACCCGAGGGAGGCCTACTTCAACTACAGGGACCTGGACCTCGGCGAGAACGTCGTCGTCGGCAACGTGAGCAGCTACCAGGCCGGGATGGTCTGGGGCCAGAAGTACTTCAAGGGCAACTACCAGAGGCTCGCGATGGCCAAGGGCCAGATCGACCCCGACGACTACTTCAGGAACGAGCAGAGCATCCCGCCATTTGCCAACAGCAGGTGATAGCTCAGCAAAATGGGCCGCTAGCTCTTTCTTTTGTGTACATGGTAGCTAACTAGCTAAGTAGCTAGCTACACATTTATCTTTATTTGTACATGTATTTGttgatattggtttgagattgctTACCACAATTACTGATTGTGTGGTATATATGTACATGTATTTGTATCTTGAACAAATTTTATAATAAAATTGCACATTGTGTGAAAGCTCAGCACAAAACTATGCTTCTTCAGACTCTTATGCTTTACCTAACTTGGCAGAAAACTACACATTTTGGCCTAAAAAAGGAGAGAGTGATGATTTGCGGACAGATAGAATTAGTCAAAGGAATAACTTGTTTTTTGAACGCAGGGTGGCTTGCGCAAATGTGTGGGCGATGTAATAATGTGTGTTACTTTTGGAGTGAAAAAACTTGAAAGGAGAATTAGCTGATCTGTTGTGAAATGTATAGTTTCAGCATTTGGGAATAATTTTATTGGCTTCATACGGCTTGTTAAAAAAATCACATTAACTTGCTTATCCAATAATTAGCACATCTATTCACTTAAAAAAATGTAGTGAGCAACATGTGGA
Protein-coding sequences here:
- the LOC125509679 gene encoding berberine bridge enzyme-like Cyn d 4, with product MAMARSSSLVLVAFALLCCYASTVSSQGNSSDGFLSCLTASIPRQLVFTPSSPSFTPLLKSSIRNPKFFTPSTVRPLYIITPTNASHVQAAVLCGRRSGLRIRVRSGGHDYEGLSYRSVRAESFAVLDLSSLRAVRVDAQAATAWVDSGAQLGELYYAIGKASGVLGFPGGLCPTVGVGGHFSGGGFGMLLRKYGMAIDNVIDAVLVDAKGRLLNKNTMGSDVFWALRGGGGESFGVVVSWQVKLLPIPPKVTVFNVPVTASQGAADLVTRWQQVAPALPEDLIIRVVVQQKTANFQSLFLGTCDALLPVMSSRFPELRFNRSDCREMTWIQSVPYIYLGSASTVEDLLNRTTAESVFSSGYKATSDYVRQAIPRDAWASIFAKLAQPNAGLMILDPYGGQIAAVPESATPYPHRAGVLYNIQYMNFWSMASGDGAVQTRWIREFYAFMAPFVSSNPREAYFNYRDLDLGENVVVGNVSSYQAGMVWGQKYFKGNYQRLAMAKGQIDPDDYFRNEQSIPPFANSR